CAACACCGCTCTTTACGCACGACCGCTCTCGACCTCCGACTACTTCGTCCGGGCCGATGGCCCTGATCCCGAGACGCTCGATAATTCGACTCCCTTCCGGACGATCTCCTATTCCTACGAGTTCGATGGCCCCCGCGACTCGTCAGTTCCTCCTATCGGCACCGGAGCCGGCTTTGATCACAATACCCGCGAGGCCACTCGTGTGACGGCCTGGGGCGCCAGGTCCGCAACCGCACTCCGGGTCAGGAAACGTTGAGCTCCGGCGCGAGGAGTCCACCTATCGCAACCTGATCTCCGACAGCGCCACTGGCACGCGCTGGGTGCTTGGCTCCACTCTCACTCAAACAACCTCTCGTACACGGAATACCCAGCTTGACTTGACGATGAACCTCTCGACTACCGAGACCTTCGAGTACGACCCGACGACAGGCTTCCGGACGGCACACCAGATCGTCTCCTCTGACGTCGTAAGCGGCATCACCAAGACCCGAACGCTGCGCCGCGTGATTGAGAAGGGGGTGGATGCCAGCGGCCGGTGCCTCGCGACCGGCAGTCTCTCTACGGCATGTTCGAATCTCGGCTTCGCCAAGACCGTGACAGAGACCCTAACCGGCGCTCTCGACGCGACGCCTCTCACCTCCACCTACAAGCGTTGGTTCTACTACGGGTACGGGACGCTTAAGGCAGCGCGCGACACCACCGGCTTCTACGCTGTCGACAGGGATATAGCCCCCGTCGGGAAGGTCATCGGAGAGAGAGGAACCGACGGGCGCCTCTCGTATGCGGACGTCTCCCCGCAGCTCACGACGACGACGACGTACGACCTCCTGGGAAGGGTCGTCGTGGTTCAGCCGCCCGGAGAGGGACCCGAGACGGTTTCGTTCGGCAGGCAGAACGTTGTCCGGCTCAAGTTCGATACTACGAACACCGAGATGAGCCGTCAGGAGTCGTTCTTCGATGAGCTCGCGCGCCCGACTGCGGAGCGGAAGCTCATGCCGGATGGGGGCTGGTCTTGCCGCGTCTCCGTATGGGACGCGGCGGGACACGCGGTCGGGCAGACGGCGTGGTGGAGAAATGGCGATCCCGGTGTTGGAAACCTGTGTGACGACCCTCTCAACGTTCAGTTCACCATATCCGGCGGTCCCGGCGCGGTCTCTACTCCGCGCGGGAGTTCTATCCTCGGTTTCGACGCTCTTGATCGGGCCACGCTGAGCCGACTCGCCGACGGCTCTGAGGAGACGAACACCTACTGGGGCTGGTGGACTCAGGAATCGACACGGACGCTTGTACCGGAGAACCCGCCGACCGACGCCATCACCACGACTACCGTGATCGAACGGGATTTCATGGGCCGGATAGTCGCTCTGACGGAGCCTGCCGCGACCAAGGCCGATCGCGCGTCAGCCATGAACCCCGCCGAAACGACGACGTATCGCTATGATCATGTGGGACGGTTGGTCGTCATTCGGAAGCCCGGGTCCGATTCAAACGCGACGCCGGGCTCGAGCATCACCCAGGTCCGCACTCGCCTGTATGACGACTTCGGCTGGCTGGTCTCCAGTACCGATCCAGAGCTTCCCTCCACGAGTTTCACCGTCTACGCGCGGGATGCTCGCGGCAACCCGCTGCGCACGAATGAAGGAGGCGTTTCAATCTCGAGGGTCTATGACGTAGCCGGGCGCCATAGAAGTTCCGCCTGGGCGAGCGAACCCTCCTCCTGGCTGTATAACGGCAACCCCACGACTGCGTACGAGATCTTCGAGTACGACGCAAGGTACGGATACGACCTGGGTCGGAGCAACGGTAAGCTCATCTTTGCAATCCGCGCGAATCATCTGCTCACGAACGAAGGGACCGTTGATCTCGGTTGGTACGGCTTCACGGACTTCCTTCACTACGGCGGTCCCGGAGGACGGATTAGCTTCCGCCAACATGGCGACAACTGGCTGGGCTTCTCGTCGACGACAGTCCCGCCGAATGCGATTCAGGCGCTCGATTCCGCGACCAAGAGGAAGACACCGACCCAGATCGCCTTCGAGCGATACTTCGAGAGCCAGGGCAGGAAGGTCGAGGACGGCATGGATACCGTTCGACAGATGGTTGCGTCGGAGAGCGCTGCCGCTACCCGCCTCTTGAGCGATCCGTGGAACCCCTCCGGCATGGCCCGCTGGCAGTACCGTTACGACGGAGCCGGTCGTCTGTCGCAGATCGTCTATCCCCGTCGCGACGAGGGCTTCCCGACCGAGGTCACTTACGGTTACAACCGGGGCTTCCTAACCGGGATTACTGCCGCGATTCGCAACCCTTTGGCACGAACGACTGTCGAGAACGTCACCGGCACACTCAGCTACAACGCGGATGGGTCCGTCGCTTCGACAGTGATCTCCTCGAACGGTGGGGCCGCCCGCGTGTTCTCACTCGCCACCCCGCGGGATGAGTCAGGGATGTCTCGCTTGCAGACGTGGGATCTCCGAGGGCCTGTCGCTACCAACCCGGCAGTGGAGACCCGAAACTACGCCTTTGACCCCGTGGGGAACATCGTCTCAATTAGCTCCGGTCTCGCGACCGACCTTTTTGTCTACGACTCGCGTGGTCGTCTGATCCGGGATGTGATCTCGGCCAGGGCAGGGCAGAACGACACGCAGGATCGCGATTACGACGGGTTCGGCAACCTCACCAGGGTCACGAACACCGGCGACCCGGTAGATCGGCCCGTCAGCCGGAGCACGAACCGGCTCGCTTCGGCGGGAATGATCTCGAACAGCCGCGGGGATCTCATCTTTGATACGTTCGCGGGCCGGAATGTCGCCCGCGACTATTACCCCGACGGACTAACCAAGGCGGAGAATGTGCATCCGCCCGGAGCCTATTCGGGAAACCCGCCCGCTATCTCCGCATGGGCTCCCGATTTCCGCGGCGCGACCTCGCTGACCTTCTACGGCGATGGCCTCTACTGCAATACGGAAGTCTTTCTGGGTCATCTTCGGGACGAGAGCGGTCAGATGCTCACGGACTACAAGGCGGACCCGACTCAGACCTGCGACTGCACTTCGTACGACTGCGAGTGGGCCGATCGCTTCCGCAAGGACTACATTCGCATTGGCCCGTGGGCGATGGTCACGTATGACCGCACAGACTCGCAGGGGACTGCGTTCTGGGCCCTCGACCATCTCGGCTCGACGCGGACCCGCTTCTCCCGTACTGGCCAGGTGCTCTTCCATTCCCGCCTCGATTCGTTCGGCAACGAGATCTCTGGAAGCGGCGGCGAGCGCTATCGGTTCGCGGGGCACGAGCGGCAGCACGTCACCGGAATCGACGGAGCGCAGTTCCCTGTCTCGGACAACATGGGCGCTCGGACGTACGTTCCGATGCTGGGGAGGTTCACGAGACCCGATCCGGCCAACAGCTTCTCGCTGTTCAACCCGCAGAGCCTCAACAGGTACGCCTATGGCTTGAACAACCCGGTCAAGTACATTGACCCCGACGGCAAGACCGCCCTCGTCGCGGCCGGCGTCGGTGCTCGGATCGTGCAGATTTCCAAGTCTGCGCTCCTCGGCGCGGCCGTCGGTGCTGGAGTCCGGGTTATACTCAACGGTCTCATAAGGTTTGACCATCCCAACTACAGCATCTGGACCGGTGTCACCGGCTCCGCTGTGACCGGTGCCATCACCGGTGGCGTGAGCGCTCAAACTACACTTGCCAAATTCGGAGCGAACGTCGTTGGAGTTGCCGCCGGAGCGCTAGTCAACGGGATCAAGGCTGGCCAGTTGGCCGACCAGCTTACGGTAAGTGCGGTCAGCGGCGTCGCGGCGGGAGCGCTCACTGGCGTAGGCGATGTTGCGCTTTCGGCGGGGGCGGAGAAGATGGCAGGCTCATTGCCGGCAGCCATGGGGACCATGGAAGGACTCGAGAAGTTCCTTGGTGTTGCAGTTTCAGGTACAGGATCACTCTTTCAGGAGGTCTTGGTCGAAGGGATGGGCGCATTAGGCCTCATTGCGGACACTCCTCCACCGAACAGCGTCGCCTGCGACGGGCAGGAAGTTGACTGCGGGGCGAATCGGAAGATCAGCGGGGGGGGGAAGTGAGGCGTCTGCTGTTCTGGGCGGAGTCCTTATTGAGCGTAGCGGGCTTATCGGTCTGCGGCTCCCGCCCGGTCTCAAGGGCATGGGGAGCGATGATCCTCTCGCAGTCCGAACCGGGGGGCGACCACGTGGCCATGCCCTTCGCGTATAGACATGTCCCGTTCGGCTTCGGGCTTCTCAATCCGCCCGTCGCGATTGGCACGAGTCGTGTCGTGGCAGGGAGGCTCTCGGCCGACTCCGGACGGCACGAAGGCGGATGAAAGGAGTGGGAATGTTGCGTTTGGGCTCAACGCGGCTACCGTCGACGAATGCATGGCTTGTCTTTAATACATTCATCTTGCTGATATTTGGAGTCTTTTCCTTAGGGATCGGAGTTCTCGCGATCCTCGACAAGAAGCGACTCGGTATTGCATCAGCAGCGATGCTCCTCGCTAGCCTTGCGGGCTGTCTTCATTACTTCGCGTTCCACAAGCGGAAGCTGCGACGCGTTCTTGGTGTCCTGGCGAATTCGCTGTATGCGATGCTATTGAGCTACGTTGCGGTCGATGTCATCCGGGACGGCGACATTGTCGGCGGGCTGGCGATTACAGCCACCGCCATTGGGTTCTTCATTCTTCCTGGGCTGGCGGCGCTTCGTCGATCGGGCTGAAACGCCGCCGCCGCACGGGATGAGGTCTTGAGTCCTTGATCTCGGAACGACGGGGCGCGCTTTCGGGTGCGCCCCGGTGTTCTTCCGGGCGTTCCTCGTCGTCTCCCCACGCGGGAGGATGGCTCTCCATCTCCCCGATAGAAGAGGACGGGCCGAGGACCGGGTCGGGTCCGGGGCTCGCGAAGCGAGCCGCGCAGCGGCCGCCGAACTCTGGTTTAGCCAGGCCCGCAGGTCGCGGCCCGTACTATCGTCTTCGATCAGGCAGCCGGTCGGCCATTCGCCAGGCGAGGTCCGATTATTTCCCCAAGAGGTCGCCCAGGAGCGCAACCAAAAGAATGGAAAGCACTTCAGGACGGAGAACGAATTGAATCTCGGCCTCCGCCTCTGAGAGAACGGTTCATCCAGCCGCTCTGCTGCGTAACCATCGTACTTTCCCCGCTAGCTCGATCCCGGCAAGCGGTTAACGACGAGCGCCGGCAGCCCTGCCGGCGTTTCCCGTTGAGAGGCCACTGTTTGCGGGGTCTTCGCGCTCGGCCGTCCGGTCTCAGCTGTCGTGCGCCTGACCGATCGCGGAGCCATCGACCCTTCCGCAGTCAATTCAGGTCTGCGTCCGCTCCCTCTCGGCTTCGAGGATCGTCTCGACAGCCGAACGGAGAGCTCCGAGGTCGTTCTCGACCACCGCCCAGACAGCGTCCCAGTCGACGTCGAAGTAGCCGTGGACCAGCGTGTTCCTCATTCCGATGATCCCCCGCCAGGGGACGGTGGCGTAACGGGAGCGAAGGTCCTCGGAGAGCCGCGATACGGCCTCCCCGATGATCTCGACGTGCTTCAGGCACCAGATCCGGACGAGCTCATCCCGTTCGAACCGCTCCCGGCCCTCAGCGGTGTGGCGCTCGATAGCCTCAATCGCCTCCAGGATGTCGCGGAGACGGTCGAGGTCCCTTCTCACAGGGCGACGGCGTCCTGGAGCACCCGGTCCCGGAAGCGCGGCCGGAGGCCCCGCGCGCTCACGACATCGACCCGGCATCCAAGGAGATCCTGCACGTCCGCCACGAAGCCACCGAGGTCAAAGAGGCTGCGCCCCTGCTCCAGGTCGACGAGAAAGTCGACGTCGCTGGCCGGGGTGGCGTCGCCTCGCGAGACCGACCCGAAGACACGGATCATCCGGACGCCGTGCTGCC
Above is a genomic segment from Holophagales bacterium containing:
- a CDS encoding RHS repeat-associated core domain-containing protein, which produces MTMNLSTTETFEYDPTTGFRTAHQIVSSDVVSGITKTRTLRRVIEKGVDASGRCLATGSLSTACSNLGFAKTVTETLTGALDATPLTSTYKRWFYYGYGTLKAARDTTGFYAVDRDIAPVGKVIGERGTDGRLSYADVSPQLTTTTTYDLLGRVVVVQPPGEGPETVSFGRQNVVRLKFDTTNTEMSRQESFFDELARPTAERKLMPDGGWSCRVSVWDAAGHAVGQTAWWRNGDPGVGNLCDDPLNVQFTISGGPGAVSTPRGSSILGFDALDRATLSRLADGSEETNTYWGWWTQESTRTLVPENPPTDAITTTTVIERDFMGRIVALTEPAATKADRASAMNPAETTTYRYDHVGRLVVIRKPGSDSNATPGSSITQVRTRLYDDFGWLVSSTDPELPSTSFTVYARDARGNPLRTNEGGVSISRVYDVAGRHRSSAWASEPSSWLYNGNPTTAYEIFEYDARYGYDLGRSNGKLIFAIRANHLLTNEGTVDLGWYGFTDFLHYGGPGGRISFRQHGDNWLGFSSTTVPPNAIQALDSATKRKTPTQIAFERYFESQGRKVEDGMDTVRQMVASESAAATRLLSDPWNPSGMARWQYRYDGAGRLSQIVYPRRDEGFPTEVTYGYNRGFLTGITAAIRNPLARTTVENVTGTLSYNADGSVASTVISSNGGAARVFSLATPRDESGMSRLQTWDLRGPVATNPAVETRNYAFDPVGNIVSISSGLATDLFVYDSRGRLIRDVISARAGQNDTQDRDYDGFGNLTRVTNTGDPVDRPVSRSTNRLASAGMISNSRGDLIFDTFAGRNVARDYYPDGLTKAENVHPPGAYSGNPPAISAWAPDFRGATSLTFYGDGLYCNTEVFLGHLRDESGQMLTDYKADPTQTCDCTSYDCEWADRFRKDYIRIGPWAMVTYDRTDSQGTAFWALDHLGSTRTRFSRTGQVLFHSRLDSFGNEISGSGGERYRFAGHERQHVTGIDGAQFPVSDNMGARTYVPMLGRFTRPDPANSFSLFNPQSLNRYAYGLNNPVKYIDPDGKTALVAAGVGARIVQISKSALLGAAVGAGVRVILNGLIRFDHPNYSIWTGVTGSAVTGAITGGVSAQTTLAKFGANVVGVAAGALVNGIKAGQLADQLTVSAVSGVAAGALTGVGDVALSAGAEKMAGSLPAAMGTMEGLEKFLGVAVSGTGSLFQEVLVEGMGALGLIADTPPPNSVACDGQEVDCGANRKISGGGK
- a CDS encoding DUF86 domain-containing protein, whose product is MRRDLDRLRDILEAIEAIERHTAEGRERFERDELVRIWCLKHVEIIGEAVSRLSEDLRSRYATVPWRGIIGMRNTLVHGYFDVDWDAVWAVVENDLGALRSAVETILEAERERTQT
- a CDS encoding nucleotidyltransferase family protein, encoding MTRWTLATLRERRDEILEIGRQHGVRMIRVFGSVSRGDATPASDVDFLVDLEQGRSLFDLGGFVADVQDLLGCRVDVVSARGLRPRFRDRVLQDAVAL